One Gossypium hirsutum isolate 1008001.06 chromosome A08, Gossypium_hirsutum_v2.1, whole genome shotgun sequence genomic window, TGATGGCTAAAGTTTGGATGTAATTTGTAGCCATgcaaattggcttatattggctaattggTTGTAAGCCCATATAATTATGTACGTGCACATGTCAATGttttgtgatgtggtttatatttgCTTGATATATAATGGATATGAATTTATTCATATGTTAATGCCTTTTGAATGTAAATTTAGCATGAAGTGATTGGGTAAGGCATGATGTTATAATGCATGCTAGATGATGGTGTGAAaatgatatgttattgcttgATGGTAGTTGTTTTGAAGGCATTTATATGCCATGAATTGTGTCATGTGATGTTGTGTGAATgtgtgcaagtaagggtggcaaaatggctaggaaaatagccttgtatttgtccacacgggtagacacacaagtgtgtgtctaagccgtgtgtgacacatggtctgcccacatagacgtgtgccttggccgtgtgacctcattTGGcacatgacgtcataaacaaagagttacacgggttgagggcacgagcgtgtcccaagccacataggcgtgtgactttccaaagtatgaaaatttttctaagtgttgtaaaagttcgaaagttttcggtttagtcccaaaccacccctaatgtatgttttaggcatcgtaggctcgtataagggacaataagTATATgcatgaatggttttaaattggatgaaattttatgacccgattttttatgaatgtttatgtttaagtccggtaatgcctcgtaccctttCTCGGCGTctaacacgggtaaggggtgttacagaactttCTTTATTAATATCAACTTAGTTAATTTTTGCATTATCAGCATTATTAGAGGTTTTATATTGGTTATTACTTATAACTCAATCAAACAAAACATATTTGTAACATTCAAAACAATAAGAATGTATATAGaaaactttggtttttttttttccaatttttattggttatgcACCAAATTGCCATATGtaatatgtacaattttcatAAGCTGAttgccaaaaagaaaaagaaaaagaaaaagaaaaagggccaTTCTCTGTCGCCCTTGAAAGAATCTACAATCCTGGAACCAAACTGTATTCGCCGTAAAAATCAGCAATCCCAGAAGCAGCCCAGAGCTTTTGATTAAACTCGTCTTGCAACTCATCGGGCATGAATGACGTCCTACAAAGCGGACACGTTTTCTTATCATGGTCCATCCAACGGTCCAAACATGCCCTATGGAAAACGTGTCTACAGTTCCTCAACCACCTGATCTCTTCCCCACCTTGGAACTCGTACAAGCAAACAACACAGCTCTCTGGTGGGTCCCCTACGATGACGAGCTCCTCGTACTTTATGACTGGAAGTATCTCCAGGATCAGGAGAGCTGATACGGGCGGATGCTCGAGTGTCGTTTGGGTTGGATTTTCGAGCCAGACTGCGTCTGTTTCGAGGAAATTGGTGAGTcctaagaaattaaaaaatgcGGAGATCAGATTACGGATGAAACCCAAAAAGGAAAGCGTGTGAACCAAGAGTTTTGGCAAGAAAACTTCAGTGTAACCAACTGGAAACCCCATGAAAGCAGTTTTACAAAATATCGTATATGTAATTATATCAACAATGGAATCAAAATTGTAAAGAGAAAAGCCTTTGTTTACGTAAATATAGGTAGAAAAAAGTGGAGAGAGACAAAGTGAAAGAGAAAACAGGAAGCTTCTGCATTCAGCTAAGCTATGTGGAAATCcactaaataattatttatacgtACTAAGATGTGAGTGATTGGGTCACTGCCTGTAACATGAATCGCACAAGTTGTGATTGGAGGGTGAGGGTGAAATTAGGAGTTACGACGCTGCCGTTTTTGGGGTGGTCTCCCTTTGGGAACATGGAACAAGTACCATCTCGTCTTTTTGTTtactaaactaaataaaatattaaggaATGAGATTTGAGATTGTTGAATTATACAGTTATTACAGttcaataactatttttttaaaaagattgcCTTGTAATAaagcaatatatattttttggttaaaaaaaaaaggtaatataTAGTTGAGTGGTATTGGTTGTAAAAAGAAATGTTAGGACAACCTtttactttaactaataaatggaCCCCCAAAATGCAAGACTTAAATTTTGTCTTAAATACAAAAGCTTGCCTTCCACTGTCTCTACTAACATTAATTATTTCTAAAGCAGCTGTGAAAGCAATAATTAATTTCTCGGAAAACAAGGATTTTAAAGCTGcaattcacattttatttttttattaatcatttCCAAACTGTCCATCGCCATCACAAATCATTGTTTGGCCTTTGCACGCCTCACCTCTTCATTATTCaagggtttattttatttatatgcactactaattaaatattatttttattatttccattcgatttttataaatattttaaaaactgcATAAaagatagattttttttaaaaaaaaatattataaatggatGCGGagctgaaaatgaaaataaataaaagaagttaCATGTGATTGTGAAttacaaataagaaaaaaaaattaataaaaaaagatataTTGGTATTAATTATAAAAGTATTACCATACTCCCTGTAATGTAATGCTTTCAGCTATCGTCCTCCTTAGAAAAAAACAGTTTCTTAACAGCATGATTcatcttcatttatttatttaaaataaaatatatttggttGTTGGATGTCATTAAAAGATTTATTAAAGTTTGTTATACTCCCTTGCGTTTACAACATGTGACAATATAACAAAGTGTTCATAAACACCCCTCTACTCACAAGTAGCTGGCTAGTCTTTAGAAGACTAGTGGCTTGATTCCAATTAACCTCTTGTTCTTCTTAGAAGGGTCTTGGCTGATCATCTCTGCAAACTAGTTACTTGCTCCTTTTGAAAATGTTTTGCCTATTCATTCCTCAAGACACTCACTCTTTTGTTAAGAATGTGATTGTCAGGCTATCAAACCTTACATGAATATTAACAACTCTACACCACAACTCAGAAGGAATAGTAAATGAGTCTCATCACATGCATCCTCCCCAAACACTCAGCAAATGATGACTACTTCTCCAGAAACAGAACCTCCACTATATATACCCCCAGCTCAATGAAGAAGGGATCGATCCTCAAATATTCTAGCCTTCTTACTATCCGCAACCTCTTTTTTACTCACAATATTACTCCATCTGCTCTCCACCCAACCAAAGTGAGCCAACCTTCTTTTACACCACCATATCCTCCTTCATGTCACCTCTCTTGTTGATATCACACATCAACAAAGTTTACAATTATTAACAGTTATGTGATAAATTTTAATgcatcaaaatatattttaaaaagtgaTTTTAAGATATTCAgtaacaaaattaaatgaaatattttgggAAAAAAAGACCTCATCAAAATATAatcttatgtttaaattttggtttaaaaaataaaatgtcatttttttataataaataagttttaatcattaagttttaataattttttagtctAATGATATATAAGATTGGATGTCCCAACGCATTATGAGTGAAAGTTGAGATTGACTATTTGAGGTCTGAAAATGAAACCTAGatcctttattaatttaataaaatgatttcaaAAATGAAATCTGGATgcttaataatttaatacaatGATTGATAGAGTAATGCTCAAATTAGTCATGTcgtgtactaaaataatgtaaagtTTAAAACTGTAATAATTAACAACGGCCTCCACACAAACATTTATTTGTATTATAAGTGAGTAGTTAGTATAttagtaatatatttttttattttgtaaatgatattaaaaaattaatatgtataACTTGTAAATTATTagatataatgataaattatattatactTCAAAATAGAAGATTCAGATTTAAAATTTAGAcgatattattgaaaaaattaaattcaaaccccgaatataaattttaaatactgtAAAACTTCAATATTTGTTATCATTATTAGAAAAAATGATCGAATATAGATagaaataaatcttaaaaaaaaaagaaagaaagaagagaaaaatcgTCGGTGAGAAGAGCCCTGGCCAACCAACAAAGTGAGATGGGTGGATTAGGATATGGTCCTTTCGAAAGCGAAATGGGTGAAAGGATGCGCGGCGATCAAGTTCCATCACTTACTCTTGCCCCTGTACCTACTCCGTCTCCGCCTCTTCTCTCTTTCATCAACTCCCATGcttatcattattaaattataaacaaaatgtaCTTCAAAGTCAGTTTAGttctaaataaaatattatatttataaaatttaaaatttttaaaaattatttatcacatgtaaatacatataaaaattatacacaATAAAAACGCAGAATAGCATTAGAAtgggtaaaaatattaaaagaaatattcTATTGGAGCGTTATCTTTTTTTGTAAATGTTAGTGGCATCAATCTAAATATTAacatttgtaattttatttattaaaatttttaatataaaaaatacaaaaaatatcttataacaatataatttgtttaaaatatataaagatacgttgataatttcattaattgagtttaatattaaattgatttgtaatatcaatttaatcaaccacttaaataataatataaataaatttgttaaataatgatttaatattagttaattaaaataatagagGAGTGTTTAATAAGATAGGGAGCATACATTCACCCA contains:
- the LOC107940387 gene encoding brassinosteroid-responsive RING protein 1 is translated as MGFPVGYTEVFLPKLLVHTLSFLGFIRNLISAFFNFLGLTNFLETDAVWLENPTQTTLEHPPVSALLILEILPVIKYEELVIVGDPPESCVVCLYEFQGGEEIRWLRNCRHVFHRACLDRWMDHDKKTCPLCRTSFMPDELQDEFNQKLWAASGIADFYGEYSLVPGL